The Streptomyces sp. 135 sequence CACCGGAGGTGCCGAACGAACCGATGCCGTTGACGTCCATCGCGGCCTGGCCCTGGGACGGCCACGGCATGGACGGCTTGTCGCCGCCGAAGGAGACGGACTGCTCGGCGGTGAGCTTCAGGGTGGGCGTCGGCAGCGGGCGCACTGCCTGTACGACCGCAAAGACGACCACCAGGAGCAGGACGATCGGCGTCCAGATCTTGACCCTGCGCACGGCGGTGCGGACCGGGGTCTCCGGCGGCGGCGGGGTGTTGGTCAGCTCGGCGAGCAGGTCGAGCGGAGGCTTCGGCGGCAGCGGCTGCTGGGTGGTGGGCTCTACGGGAGCGGGGGGCTGCTCTGCGGTCTTCGGCTGGGCCTTGGCCCCGGCCGCGGGCTTGGCACCGGGGGCGCCGGTCTTGGGCGCGGTCTTGCCGGACGGCTCGTCGAGCGGCTTCAGGGCGACGAACTTACTGGTCCGCTCGGCATCCCGCTCAGCCTTCGCCCCGCCCTTTGCGTCACCCTTTGCACTGCCCTTTGCATCGCCCTTTGTAGGCGCCTCGCCACCGAGCTTGAGCATGGTGGTCGGCTGATCCACCTCGGGCACGCGGGGCGCCTTGAAGACGGCGGTGGCTTGATCGACACCGGTGGTCTTGGGGGCGTCGGCCTTGGGCGCGGGGTCGGTCTTGGGCGCGGGCTCGCTGCCGGGCTTGGCGTCGGCGCTCGGCTTCGCGTCGGCGGCGGGCTTGGTGGCCTCGCCGGACTTGGCACCACCGGCGGGCTTCGCCCAGGCCGGGGCCTTCGCGTCGTCGGCGGGCTTCGCCCAAGCCGGGGCCTTCACGTCATCGCCGGGCTTCGTGGTCTCATCGGACTTGGCGCCGCTGACGGGCTTCGCGTCGGCGGCAGGCTCGGCGCCGCTGACGGGGTTCGCGTCGGCCAGGGCCTTCGCGTCGTCGCCGGGCTTCGTCGCCTCGTCGGACTTCGCGTCGCCGGCGGGCTTCGCCTTGGCGCCAGACGTGGCGGCACCGCTCGGCGTGGCGTCACCGGCGGGCTTCGAGTCAGCCGTGGCCGCCGAGGCGGCGCCCTCCGTGGCGGAGGCGTCGGACTTGGCGGGAGCTGCCTTGGCCGGGGCGTCGCCCTCGGCGGAAGCCGCCGCGTCGTCCTCGGTGAGCGCAGGCTTCGCGGCGTTCCCCTTGGCCGAAGCCGCCTTCCCAAAAGCGTCGTCCCGCGCGGAGCCGGCGCCCTCGGAGGAGGCGTCACCCTCGGCGGAAGCCTGATCCTCGCCAGAAGCACCGTTCTTGCCGGAAGCATCGCCCTTGGCGGAAGCGTCACCCTGGCCCGACTCATCGCCCTTCACGGACACGCCCCCCGCAGCGGAGCCACCGGCAGCAGAGCCACCCGCCCCGGACCCCGTGTCCCCACCGGCCGCCTCGCCACCGGAAACCCGGTCCCCGGCCTCAGCAGGACCGTCACTGCCGGCCGAAGCCCCGCGCGCCCGGGAGTCGTCCGGGTCCGCCTCGGGGTTCTCGTCGTCCGAGCCTGCGACCCACGCCGCCACCGCGTCCCGGAGCCGCTCGTCGCCGCCGGAAGCCACGGCACCCTCCGAGGCGTCACCGCCGGAGGCAGCGGCACCCTCCGAGGCGTCACCGCCGGAGGCAGCGGCACCCTCCGAAGCGTCACCGCC is a genomic window containing:
- a CDS encoding D-alanyl-D-alanine carboxypeptidase encodes the protein MAYEEASVAGETPDRSKQRKSSGNPTAADPSVPAPEERDPRLAVAREVPAARKDQATAVFSTKTVSEGRGGASGGDASEGAAASGGDASEGAAASGGDASEGAVASGGDERLRDAVAAWVAGSDDENPEADPDDSRARGASAGSDGPAEAGDRVSGGEAAGGDTGSGAGGSAAGGSAAGGVSVKGDESGQGDASAKGDASGKNGASGEDQASAEGDASSEGAGSARDDAFGKAASAKGNAAKPALTEDDAAASAEGDAPAKAAPAKSDASATEGAASAATADSKPAGDATPSGAATSGAKAKPAGDAKSDEATKPGDDAKALADANPVSGAEPAADAKPVSGAKSDETTKPGDDVKAPAWAKPADDAKAPAWAKPAGGAKSGEATKPAADAKPSADAKPGSEPAPKTDPAPKADAPKTTGVDQATAVFKAPRVPEVDQPTTMLKLGGEAPTKGDAKGSAKGDAKGGAKAERDAERTSKFVALKPLDEPSGKTAPKTGAPGAKPAAGAKAQPKTAEQPPAPVEPTTQQPLPPKPPLDLLAELTNTPPPPETPVRTAVRRVKIWTPIVLLLVVVFAVVQAVRPLPTPTLKLTAEQSVSFGGDKPSMPWPSQGQAAMDVNGIGSFGTSGDQKPVPIASIAKVMTVYVILRDHPLKKGQDGPKIPVDAAAEKHYETGKAEQESVVRVAEGQKITQYEALQAVMLPSANNIAKLLARWDSKSGSEDAFVAKMNKTAKELGMKNTHYTDPSGLDKTTVSTAEDLVKLGRAAMKDPVFNEISRQPSYKDLNGEKQNNFFGLVPTVAIGIKTGTTTAAGGNILFAAEKKVGGETQTIIGAALGQFGKNGVANIDEVTGVTRKLIEAGQDALTAKTIVKKGDVVGHVDDGLGGTTPVVATKDVSAVGWPGLTVKLHMSEPKGKPVPHTGKAGTEVGVLSVGDGKGDAVEVPVALQKDLAEPGLGAKLRRVG